One window of Amaranthus tricolor cultivar Red isolate AtriRed21 chromosome 11, ASM2621246v1, whole genome shotgun sequence genomic DNA carries:
- the LOC130826714 gene encoding transcription repressor OFP13-like: MGKKMKLPFLCQSKSLDSKLSSSSPQWSFPSCGNIKTLSFTAKDDAFRTFNSSFVDVELTPPESFFTSSSRSFSTLFEEDGGEGDPLENIIHGLRSDRLFFEPEQSSSLLLNEPKQEGGEEEEEEQEEKDVIYKESEILSMDSINPCEDFRRSMEEMVEAHGLKDWHGLEELLECYLKINGKSSHGYIVGAFIDLLVNLSFASFDASTSSTSSTTTTTTSYSNYSSPSSPLSLPSSSLTTPCLSSILDHNDDDGHDEDNDEHQNDGHDEDNDEHQNDDHDGDSS, translated from the coding sequence ATGGGTAAGAAAATGAAGCTACCATTTTTATGTCAATCAAAAAGTTTAGACTCTAAGCTATCATCATCTTCCCCACAATGGTCTTTTCCTTCTTGTGGGAACATAAAGACCCTTTCTTTTACGGCTAAAGATGATGCTTTTAGGACTTTTAATTCTTCTTTTGTTGATGTCGAACTAACCCCACCTGAATCTTTCTTCACTTCTTCTTCTAGAAGCTTCTCTACATTGTTTGAAGAAGATGGGGGTGAGGGTGATCCTCTTGAGAATATTATTCATGGGTTGAGGTCTGATAGATTGTTTTTTGAACCCGAGCAGAGCAGCTCGTTGCTGCTCAACGAACCCAAACaagaaggaggagaagaagaagaggaagaacaagaagaaaaagatgtaaTATATAAAGAAAGTGAGATATTATCCATGGATTCTATTAACCCATGTGAGGATTTTAGAAGGTCAATGGAGGAAATGGTTGAAGCTCATGGTTTGAAGGATTGGCATGGATTAGAAGAACTTTTGGAGTGTTATTTGAAGATTAACGGCAAAAGTAGTCATGGGTATATTGTGGGTgcttttattgatttattggttaatctttcttttgcttcttTTGATGCTTCTACCTCTTCTACATCATCAACAACTACTACAACAACTTCTTATTCTAAttattcttctccttcttctcctCTTTCTTTGCCTTCTTCTTCTCTTACTACCCCTTGTCTTTCTTCAATTTTGGatcataatgatgatgatggtcaTGATGAAGATAATGATGAACATCAAAATGATGGTCATGATGAAGATAATGATGAACATCAAAATGATGATCATGATGGTGATTCATCTTGA
- the LOC130826715 gene encoding E3 ubiquitin-protein ligase ATL6-like, with translation MALIVIVLVLGFFITGCIAIYIQQCSDNSSNGDPAAFVRNENLLRAQIRGLDQSVIETFPTFLYADVKDLKFGKESLECAICLNEFQEDETLCTEVTLDGSFTESTRGLVICGYASFNYNGTIGLSLKNHIKCLRIEI, from the exons ATGGCtttaattgttattgttttagTTCTAGGTTTTTTCATTACTGGATGCATTGCTATTTACATCCAACAATGTTCCGATAATTCTTCAAATGGTGATCCGGCTGCttttgttagaaatgaaaatttgttaagaGCTCAAATCCGTGGACTCGATCAATCCGTAATAGAAACATTTCCGACATTTTTATACGCCGATGTGAAGGATTTGAAATTCGGTAAAGAGTCACTGGAGTGCGCTATTTGCCTTAATGAGTTTCAGGAAGATGAAACACTGTGTACCGAGGTCACACTCGACGGGTCATTCACTGAGTCAACCCG tggTCTTGTGATTTGTGGATATGCATCATTTAATTATAATGGAACAATTGGGTTGTCTTTGAAAAATCACATCAAGTGTTTGAGAATTGAGATTTAG